A stretch of DNA from Temnothorax longispinosus isolate EJ_2023e chromosome 2, Tlon_JGU_v1, whole genome shotgun sequence:
GCTTGGAAGTGATTGGCTTGTGGCCGAAAACCGAACATTTCACTAAGAAATGCTTGTGGCCAGAAATTCGGGTCggtattgttttaattttattaatatttatttttattccgaTGATAAGTATGGTTATCCATGTTTGGGGCAATATGGTACTCGTAATAGACAGTTTACATTTTACGTTACCCCTGGTGACAGTATTagcaaaatatgtaattatgcgATGGAAAAGAACAGGTAcgtgcaaaattatttaaaacaaaatccttagcattatatttcattactttattaaatcagcatataattgatttattatgaCATGTACGTTGCTAATTCTAATATCAAAAACtagaaattatatgtatgtgatttACATTTGTAGCAGCAGTAtgtcgaaataaattgtagtaTGTATATGATTTTCATTTTAGTTCCAAAGTTCAAAATagcaacatatatatttataatttgttcgACATTATAACAtcttaacaatatttatattttatttgggtttatttatattttcaagttttgCTCGCGATTGTAAATATGATGGCGGAAGACTGGATGGCATTCAAGCACTTTACAGAAAGGAACGTAATGATAAGACGAGCACGAAGTGCTCGATTAATCATGATAATTGGATACGTTCTTGTGGTAATAGGATTTGTCACCGTAACCATTCCTCCTTATTTTGGCGTTCCAATACTGTACACAACGAATTTCATGAATCGGAGTAAGCTGTTACCGCTGGAAACGTTTCACTTCTATAATACAGATAAGAGTCCACAATATGAATTGACATTTATCATTCATATTATATCAACTTTATTAGCAGCTACCATTTACATGtctatagatatttttttggtGCTAATAATTCTTCACATTTGCGGCCAGTTAGAAATCTTCAGATGCCGATTAGTTAGTTTagttttgtgcaaaaatttCGACAAAGTTCTaaataacgtcttaatgactCATCTACGATTAATCaggtataaaatttcattgcgacaataaagaaattaacaaaatagatttatacagaaatgtgaaaaaatattctacataaagacttaaaactttaaacgttataatattatctctATACAATAGTGAATGATATTTTGAATCGATGATCCAGAGTTTCacgtatattttgtatatttttatacgtatcgTTTTCTTAGCTTTAACGTGACAACTCTTTCAAAAATTCTCATTTCTATAGATTTgctgaaaatattgaaagtatGTACTccttaataatgttaataatgatactttattttgaTGTTGTATTTTGCCTAAATGGCTTTCTATTTGCTATTGTAAGTTCCACCattcaaaatttaagaaaatattttaatatttatatacgtttcgTCATGTTTTTATAAGTTATGCATTTCAGTTtcttattaacaaaaaaatagatgATGTTGTTGTAACAGAAATATACTTTTCGGCAATTCTTCTTATTGTCTTATTGATGAATACTTTTCTTTATTGTGGCGCAGGAGAGCTTGTAACGGAGCAAGTaagttatacttttaataatatgtatatgtgttcgcgcatatgtacatatgtatatataacatcgtacatatgtatataaaacagaagtCAATTAAGTCCGAATTAATTCTTACtaatatttttggaaataattttcattcacATGACATGACATTAATGTactattacatatgtatttgttaagtGCAATGCAATACATCGTGCTCTATGCGATCTTGAATGGTATAAATTGGAATCAAGAAAGGCAAGAAGTCTTATTTTGTTAATGATACGAACCCAGCATCCTTTTCGTATCACTGCAGGAAAAATTATTCCTTTAACACTGGCTACGTTTTGCAGTGTAAGTTTATGTAGCAactttatgtattaatttcttttctttctctctttctctccgcccttttctctttctctgtctcttttaagtgaataatatttattctacgTATATATCCTCCGCCGCGTGCGTATGTTATATATGATTGTGATTTCCCCACTAAAGTAGACATACTATAATGCAAGTTATAATGAtgcgatacatttttataattaattgttgaaaagtatttacgaatatttataaattaaataaatcgtggTCAGTCAGTATTTTATCCATCACTACAGATATACATAAAAAGGTCGATATAATCGACAACATATTCCTTAAGACAGTTCagtcattatttttgtaaaaatttttttattttctctctcacgTGTAGTGTCTctgaataaagatataattatttttaggtGTTAAAAACATCGTGTGGCtatatatcgtttttaataacaaaacatgATTGAAGATcacgataaatattactttttttttattacataagtGAAGATGCAtgatttttgtgttaaatagtGAATAACAATTGTATTTAGTAATTGTCAGTAtcagtagaaataaaattttgtattgtctattaattatatctctgtTTATCTACGTTTGCATGTTACATTCAAAGAAAGAATgcaaatctataatttaaaatcgcCTTTACTGAatgtcttttaataatattatattcagttataatgttttatcgatttttgtgTTACTGGCACTTTACAAAAGTATCACAGTAAGATGAATATATCTACGTTACTACGACGATAGAATTTATCTCATTTGTTCCAATTTCAAGTAGAGACTTGTTTTCAAGGTACAGAACACATTAGTTATCTCGTTACGAGAATATTGCCGAATAAAAGTAAccataatttagaaaattgatgttttatattctttaaaatatcgtaattttattattaccgtATTTGTATGAACAATAACTAATCGTAAGATACTTTGGTCTGCTTACtagatataatattgcattcaTCCGTATTGCGATATatcttgaaaagaaatattcgaaAAGTCCGTACACCACgcaattgttattatttcttttcgactataatatttctgtattcTTGAGTTCGATGTATAGAACTccattaataatgaaataacgtTATCTCTCATTTCGGAGTAAACGCATCATAATGAAGCAACATAAAATACGgcaaaattttttagacaAACTTGACAACCTCATGATATACCGCGATGCaatattttctatctcttGTTAGATcagaaataaacgtttttatgACTTATTGCACGTCTGTAAAGTTTATTGACGATATGAACGGTCGTAATAAACTGGGGatagcatttttaatatttaatgccgCAATTTGACGTGACTGCCGGGTTTTTGCTCTTCTATGGGAAGCATGCGCATTTATTTTGCACTACATGTTGAGAAGAACGGAACGATTCTTTTCACGTCAGTTTTTGATATGGACATTACGGAATCTACAGGTTACCGAggtattaatttcataaaacatatattctgTTAACGCGTGATTTTCACGTCTAACGAATgaattagattaattataaaataaaattgtatataaaattgtcagATTTTGTGTGGGCAGTCGAACTTCATCGCTTGGGTATGGAAATGATTGGCTTGTGGCCGAAAAcggataaatttattaagaaataccAGTGGCTAGAATTTCGGGTcggtattattttaattttattaataattatttttcttccgaCGATGTGTACCTTTATGAACGTTTGGGGTAATATGGTACTCGTAATAGACAGTTTGCATATCGCATTACCCATGGTGACAATAATAGCGAAATATGTTGTTATACGATGGAAACGAACAggtaatgcaaaattatatttaaatcagaatCCAtagcattatattttattgcattattaaatcAACATGTATATGATTTATCATGACTTTTATACATTGCTGATTCTAATATCAAAAACcagatattatatgtatgtgatttACACTAGTATAACAGCGGTATGTCGAAATAAAGTGGATGCAGTTATGCAATAAGGAACCAAGCGtagttttcgagatttttAGTTCTGCTTTGCAAACCTAATCGTAGACAGAACAAGAACTTTTCTAAAACTTTGTGAGGTAGCTTGTAGGTCGGTCATTATACTTGAGATAACGTTGGAaccgaattttatttctaatatatcgTGATATTTACTCGTGAAATTTACTAGCGGAAAAGTAATGGCCAGTCTACAATGTGTCGTTAGTCGTTAGTCAGATGTCGGGAGGAGAGAGTCAGAAGAAATAGTCATAAGCGTATCGTAAGGCAATCGGAAGTCTGTAATCGGTGATCGTAAGAGACGGCATTTGACCAATCGCTTACGATCGCCGATTACAGACTTCCGATCACCTTAATCCCGTTTCACACTACGTATCGCGGATCGCGGATCGGAATTCAGCCAATCATAGATGAGCTGCTCGTCTACGATTGGCTAGATTACGATCCGCGATCCGCAATCTCAATCCGATCTGCGTCCGCGATACGTAATGTGACACTTTACGATACGCTATGACTTTTTCCGACTCTCTTTCGACATCTGACTAACGACTAACGACTCATTGTAAACTGGCTATAAGGTTTTGGAGTTTGTTCCGTATTGCAAAACTGCGCGtcctattataaaatatatatattattttcttttaagttCAAATGCTCAAAACTAACaacatatacttataaattgttcaatattataacatgttaacaatatttatattttatttgtatttatttatattttcaagttcTTTTCGCGATTATAAATATGATGGCGGAAGACTGGATAGCATTCAAGCACTTTACAGAGAGAACTGTGATGATAAGACGAGCACGAAGTGCTCGATTAATCATGATAATTGGATACATTTTTGCGGTAATAGGATTTCTCACCGTAACCATTCCTCCTTATTTTGGCATTCCAATACTACACACAACCAATTTCATGAATCGGAGCAAATTATTACCGCTGGCGACGTATCACTTCTATGATACAGATAAAAGTCCGCAATATGAAATGACATTTCTTATTCATactatatcaattttattagcAACTACCATTTACATGtctatagatatttttttggtGCTAATAATTCTTCACACTTGTGGTCAGTTAGAAATCTTCAGATGTCGATTAGTTAGTTTGGTCGtgtgcaaaaattttaataaagttctAAATAACATCATAGCAACCCATGTACGACTTATCAggtatgaattattaatgcgACAATAAGAAGTTTAACAAAACAGCTTTAGGAATTGAAAAAATGTctatatgatttaaaattttaaacgttatattattttatttacaatacagAATGATATTGAatcaatgatattttatgttcaaactttaaatacataatgaGTGTCtctaaaatatagaaaagtatTTCGTGATTAGTCCTGACTGCcaaaataagaaatgaaaGTTTCTATAAACATATCCGAAAATGtttagtttattaaatatctatgtatagatatatattatctacaaaaaattaattttgtatatatgaccaataattttaaaataacagcTATGTTAACTtttcaaaaacaaataattcaaaagcgggatattttatcaatcattttaaacattaaattctGATTTGGATGTCAAAAATACATTATCGAAaatgttccttatattttacatacatcttgtatatttctatatgtatacatatacttttcttaattttaatgtgaaaattcaaatattcttatttctatAGATTTGctgaaaatattgataatatgtACTCTTTAATGATGTTAataatgatactttattttgGTATTGTATTTTGTCTAAACGGCTTTTTATTGACTGTTGTAAGTtccaaatatgaaaaaatattttaatagatacatatatacgtttccttatatttttataagttatgCATTTCagtttcttattaataaaaaaacagataaaGTTGCTGTTACAGAAATGTACTATAcgacaatttttcttatttctttgttGATGAATACTTTTCTTTATTGTGGCGCAGGAGAGCTTATAACGGAGCAAGTAAGttgtacaatatgtatatgtgtttgTTGTATGCACGTGCgtgcatttataattatttgtagtATTACGTCTATTAGACACCTTGTATGTACAAATGTAATATACgcttaatatattgtataacttGTAgctgtataattttaatacgtcagtatatttttaaacatattataataaaaaatctgtcCTCGTCATTGTTACATATGTTGGCTATTGTTGTCGGATAGGAAAAACtgttaaaaactatttttttgtgtacatatatgtttaaCAAAAGATCATCCCTCTATTAACAttaagtaaaatgcaaattcaattaacattaaataaaatgcaattaagttaAATGAGCTTCTCGTTTTCCTTTTGATCAAATCTGATCACATAAGTGAGTTGTGAGCCcgacttaatttttaaatatatttttggaaataatctTCTTTGAATGACatgacattattataatgtactaTTACATATGTATCTGTTAAGAGCAATTCAGTACATCGTGCTCTGTGCGATCTTGAATGGTATAAATTGGAATCAAGAAAGGCGAGAAATCTTATTTTGTTAATGATACGAACCAACCATCCTTTTCGTGTCACTGCAGGAAAAGTTATTCCATTAACACTGGCTACGTTTTGCAGCGTAAGTTTATTTAGAATCATTATGTATCAAAGTAAAGAAATCATGGTCAGTCAGTATCTTAATCTTTATGACAGCTGTacataaaaatcaatgtaatcGGCAACGTATTCTTTAAGGCACTTTagttcatattatttttataaaattttttttgtcttcgTAATGtctaaataaagatatataattaattttataaatatataattttttttagctatTGAAAACTTCGAGTGGATATATATCGTTTTTACTaagaaaacataattaaagataaatgtacTATTTATTACGTGAAAGAACTTATAGATGTATTTGTAGTTAATAATAGATACAAATAAATGACAATTGTACATAGTAATTgttagaagaaataaagctttgttttatttattaaagtcctttatgtattataaattatattatgtttttataatgtGACAATATTTTCATTGTTTGTCACTAGAATACTTTTAATGGAGACTTGACGTTTATATATTACGTTCAAAGAAAAGACAAGTCTATAGTTTAAAATTGCCTTTACTATATATGTCTCTCAATAACATTATATTCACATTAATAAGGTTttatccatattatgttacttgcattttagtaaattaataCGGTTAAATGAATCTATCTACCTTACTGTCTACTCACTATCTATTTACTGATATATCTACTTTACTACATCGATAGGATTTATCCTATCTGTTCCAATTTCAAGATTTGAGTGGCAGACTTATTTTCAAAGAACAGAACACATCGTTTATCTTGTTGCGAAAATATTGCCGAATAAAAACCGCCATATCTTAGAAAGTTgaagttttatattctttaagatatcgtaattttatcaaagaaattgtatgaaaaataaataatcggaAAATACATACTTTGGTCTACTCACTAGATATAGTATTGTATTTGTCTGTGTTATGATAGATGTAGCTTgagaagaaatatttgaaaagtcCATATACCACGCaattgttatttctttttggCTACAATGTTTCTGTATTCTGGAGTCTGATGTATAGAATCCTATTAAAAGTGAGAAATGgcgttatttcttatttctggAGTAAGCGCATACATAATGAAACAACGCaaagtatgaaaaaaatttccagGCAAGTTCGATAAACTTATAATATACCgcgatgaaatattttctacctCTCCTCTTACTAGACTAGACATAAACTTATTGTTCACGTGTAAAGTTTCTTGGCGATATGAACAGTCGTAATCGAGGGatagcatttttaatatttaatgcagCGTTTGACGAAACTGCTGGGTTTTAGCTCTTCTATGGAGAGCATGCGCGTTTATTTCACGCTACATAGTGGGAGGAACGCGACAGTCTTTTTCACATTAGTTCTCATGGACATTAAGGAATCTTCCGGTTATAGAGGTACTAATTGTgtatgacatttttattacttattattcgTATTCTACATGTCTATTCAATAAGTTAGTATAGTTTTGCTTTATGAATTTATCCTTTGCatcgtatttttattactatttgttgcgattaatcttttaaatctacatattaatttgtaattattttatgcaaatcctttgttttatataaaattttgttagatTTCATGTGGGCAGTTGAAATACATCGCTTAAGTTTGGAAATGTTGGGCTTGTGGCCTAAAGATGTTATGGTTTCTGTAAGAAGTTTATGGTCAGAACTTCATGCaagcattattttaattttattaatatttgtttgtaatGTTCCGACGATATGTACGATTATAAAAGTTTG
This window harbors:
- the LOC139808287 gene encoding odorant receptor 13a-like isoform X2 → MGSMRIYFALHVEKNGTILFTSVFDMDITESTGYRDFVWAVELHRLGMEMIGLWPKTDKFIKKYQWLEFRVGIILILLIIIFLPTMCTFMNVWGNMVLVIDSLHIALPMVTIIAKYVVIRWKRTVLFAIINMMAEDWIAFKHFTERTVMIRRARSARLIMIIGYIFAVIGFLTVTIPPYFGIPILHTTNFMNRSKLLPLATYHFYDTDKSPQYEMTFLIHTISILLATTIYMSIDIFLVLIILHTCGQLEIFRCRLVSLVVCKNFNKVLNNIIATHVRLIRFAENIDNMYSLMMLIMILYFGIVFCLNGFLLTVFLINKKTDKVAVTEMYYTTIFLISLLMNTFLYCGAGELITEQSNSVHRALCDLEWYKLESRKARNLILLMIRTNHPFRVTAGKVIPLTLATFCSLLKTSSGYISFLLRKHN
- the LOC139808287 gene encoding uncharacterized protein isoform X1 gives rise to the protein MGSMRIYFALHVEKNGTILFTSVFDMDITESTGYRDFVWAVELHRLGMEMIGLWPKTDKFIKKYQWLEFRVGIILILLIIIFLPTMCTFMNVWGNMVLVIDSLHIALPMVTIIAKYVVIRWKRTVLFAIINMMAEDWIAFKHFTERTVMIRRARSARLIMIIGYIFAVIGFLTVTIPPYFGIPILHTTNFMNRSKLLPLATYHFYDTDKSPQYEMTFLIHTISILLATTIYMSIDIFLVLIILHTCGQLEIFRCRLVSLVVCKNFNKVLNNIIATHVRLIRFAENIDNMYSLMMLIMILYFGIVFCLNGFLLTVFLINKKTDKVAVTEMYYTTIFLISLLMNTFLYCGAGELITEQSNSVHRALCDLEWYKLESRKARNLILLMIRTNHPFRVTAGKVIPLTLATFCSVSLFRIIMYQSKEIMVSQYLNLYDSCT
- the LOC139808281 gene encoding uncharacterized protein, giving the protein MYRDAIFSTSRFVRSEINVFIKCCTSVKFLDDMNGHNQLGIAFLIFNVAFDVTAGFLFFYGEHARLFYTTWWEERNAIIIIFTLVFDMDITESSGYRDFVWAVELHRLGLEVIGLWPKTEHFTKKCLWPEIRVGIVLILLIFIFIPMISMVIHVWGNMVLVIDSLHFTLPLVTVLAKYVIMRWKRTVLLAIVNMMAEDWMAFKHFTERNVMIRRARSARLIMIIGYVLVVIGFVTVTIPPYFGVPILYTTNFMNRSKLLPLETFHFYNTDKSPQYELTFIIHIISTLLAATIYMSIDIFLVLIILHICGQLEIFRCRLVSLVLCKNFDKVLNNVLMTHLRLIRFAENIESMYSLIMLIMILYFDVVFCLNGFLFAIFLINKKIDDVVVTEIYFSAILLIVLLMNTFLYCGAGELVTEQCNAIHRALCDLEWYKLESRKARSLILLMIRTQHPFRITAGKIIPLTLATFCSVLKTSCGYISFLITKHD
- the LOC139808287 gene encoding uncharacterized protein isoform X3: MGSMRIYFALHVEKNGTILFTSVFDMDITESTGYRDFVWAVELHRLGMEMIGLWPKTDKFIKKYQWLEFRVGIILILLIIIFLPTMCTFMNVWGNMVLVIDSLHIALPMVTIIAKYVVIRWKRTVLFAIINMMAEDWIAFKHFTERTVMIRRARSARLIMIIGYIFAVIGFLTVTIPPYFGIPILHTTNFMNRSKLLPLATYHFYDTDKNIFLVLIILHTCGQLEIFRCRLVSLVVCKNFNKVLNNIIATHVRLIRFAENIDNMYSLMMLIMILYFGIVFCLNGFLLTVFLINKKTDKVAVTEMYYTTIFLISLLMNTFLYCGAGELITEQSNSVHRALCDLEWYKLESRKARNLILLMIRTNHPFRVTAGKVIPLTLATFCSVSLFRIIMYQSKEIMVSQYLNLYDSCT